A genomic region of Metopolophium dirhodum isolate CAU chromosome 1, ASM1992520v1, whole genome shotgun sequence contains the following coding sequences:
- the LOC132932583 gene encoding uncharacterized protein LOC132932583: MAYQDTHSQTKKVIFHVYNYFKTLAGDKGKPEISNFFRQTREMTAEACGVSLACVKRVCAEGKKMTVGENQLAAEPSSFKSPRKSYKRAKPMTNLDDFDNEVVRRTVHSFYDNGQYPTSAKILRALHEKINYSGSQWSVRHILRSLNFKYKKCNDGRKFLMERNDIICSRVKFLRKMNEFRRNNDTRPIVYLDETWVNQNHTRGHIWQNSDNTEGLKVPIGKGGRLIVCHAGSPSFGFVKNSKLVFRCKSGSQADYHSQMNATIFQKWFIDMLGNLEEPCIIVMDNASYHSTLTEEYPKANTRKADVQKWLQDKSVDFSPVETLSELREKVKLTIPKEKKYKLDEIALQMGHEVVRLPPYHCQYNPIELIWAQVKGKVAEKNNTFKMADIEVLVNSALDAVTAEDWAKCGDHCDKIQEDDLVKEGLRDEILEPIIMTINPGDSSTDEDDDEDDMIN; encoded by the coding sequence atggcATATCAAGACACACATTCTCAAACGAAGAAAgttatttttcatgtttataattatttcaaaacattggCTGGTGACAAAGGTAAGCCagaaattagtaatttttttcgtcaaacTCGTGAAATGACTGCTGAAGCGTGTGGCGTAAGTCTTGCTTGTGTTAAACGAGTTTGTGCTGAAGGGAAAAAAATGACTGTGGGTGAAAATCAACTAGCTGCCGAACCTTCTTCATTTAAGTCTCCAAGGAAATCTTATAAACGTGCCAAACCTATGACCAACTTAGACGATTTTGACAATGAAGTTGTCAGAAGAACAGTTCATAGTTTTTATGATAATGGTCAGTATCCAACTAGTGCAAAAATATTGAGAGCGTtgcatgaaaaaattaattattcgggTTCACAATGGTCCGTGCGACATATTTTGCgtagtttaaatttcaaatacaaaaaatgtaatgatggGCGTAAATTTCTAATGGAAagaaatgatattatttgttcTCGGGTTAAGTTTTTGAGAAAAATGAACGAGTTCAGACGTAATAACGATACAAGGCCAATAGTTTACTTAGACGAAACATGGGTAAACCAAAATCATACGCGAGGACACATATGGCAAAACTCCGACAACACCGAAggattaaaagtacctattggAAAGGGCGGTCGGCTTATTGTGTGTCATGCTGGGTCACCTTCATTTGGTTTtgtcaaaaattcaaaactggTTTTTCGTTGCAAGTCGGGATCGCAGGCAGACTATCATTCTCAAATGAACGCcaccatttttcaaaaatggttTATAGATATGTTGGGCAATTTAGAAGAACCTTGTATAATTGTAATGGACAATGCCTCATACCATTCTACCTTAACAGAAGAATATCCTAAGGCAAATACTCGAAAGGCAGATGTACAAAAATGGTTACAAGACAAATCTGTAGACTTTTCTCCAGTAGAGACATTAAGCGAACTACGGGAAAAAGTCAAATTGACGAttccaaaagaaaaaaaatataaattggacGAAATTGCACTTCAAATGGGCCATGAAGTGGTAAGACTTCCTCCTTACCACTGCCAATATAACCCAATCGAATTAATCTGGGCGCAAGTTAAGGGTAAAGTCGCGGAAAAAAATAACACCTTCAAAATGGCAGATATAGAAGTGTTAGTAAATAGTGCTTTAGATGCAGTCACAGCAGAAGATTGGGCAAAATGTGGCGACCACTGCGATAAAATTCAAGAAGACGATTTGGTGAAAGAAGGATTAAGAGATGAAATTTTGGAGCCtattataatgacaattaaTCCCGGCGACAGTTCTACTGACGAAGACGATGATGAAGAcgatatgattaattaa